Proteins found in one Syngnathus acus chromosome 9, fSynAcu1.2, whole genome shotgun sequence genomic segment:
- the tm2d2 gene encoding TM2 domain-containing protein 2, with the protein MMISVSYILLCGQLLLLLTVILLQCLEGIHSHNSSTTDAATGSSVPGSTVLPFSEQTPETVKYDVPVESTNYTDAFEYTAQSPVVLCSYLPEEFIYCQDPVDHAGNLSAYLEMGHGCVGWGGQTKKEVNHTPVVCTALDDIECAGPREFLRGNVPCIKYTGHYFITTLLYSFFLGCFGVDRFCLGHTGTAVGKLLTLGGLGIWWFVDLILLITGGLMPSDYSNWCTYY; encoded by the exons ATGATGATTTCAGTAAGCTACATCTTGCTGTGTGGACAACTACTCCTGTTACTGACAGTAATTCTTTTGCAATGTTTGGAAGGGATCCATTCCCACAACTCGTCCACCACAGACGCAGCTACCGGTTCATCTGTTCCTGGTTCGACAGTACTTCCTTTCTCCGAACAGACCCCAGAAACTGTCAAATATGATGTACCAGTTGAAAGTACGAATTACACAGATGCATTTGAGTACACGGCTCAGTCACCGGTCGTCCTCTGCAGTTATTT GCCGGAGGAGTTCATCTACTGTCAGGACCCTGTAGATCATGCTGGGAATCTTAGCGCATATCTGGAGATGGGCCACGGGTGTGTAGGG TGGGGAGGCCAGACTAAGAAAGAAGTGAACCACACACCGGTTGTCTGCACTGCACTTGATGATATTGAATGTGCCGGGCCCAGAGAATTCCTGAGAGGGAATGTACCATGCATCAA ATACACCGGCCACTATTTCATCACCACTCTGCTGTACTCGTTCTTCCTTGGTTGCTTCGGTGTTGACCGCTTTTGCCTGGGCCACACGGGGACAGCGGTGGGGAAGCTGCTTACACTTGGAGGCTTAGGAATCTGGTGGTTTGTGGATCTGATTCTGCTTATTACAGGTGGTTTGATGCCTAGTGATTATAGCAACTGGTGCACTTACTACTGA
- the tbx3b gene encoding T-box transcription factor TBX3 has protein sequence METGAETEDVPKLHLEASELWRQFHQCCTEMVITKSGRRMFPPLRLRCTGMETKTKYILMMDVVAADERRYKFHHSRWMVAGKADPELPKRVYIHPDSPAAGEQWMSKVVTFHKVKLTNNKSDTHGFTILNSMHKYQPRFHIVEANNILKLSCSSTFHTYIFPETEFIAVTAYQNDKITQLKIDNNPFAKGFRDTGNGKREKRQFIISPLPGPTSAAQNGPSPLKYDKLGLFFFSNNMATYSACG, from the exons ATGGAGACGGGAGCGGAGACAGAAGACGTGCCCAAATTACATTTGGAGGCCAGCGAACTTTGGAGACAGTTCCATCAATGTTGCACTGAAATGGTCATCACAAAATCTGGAAG GCGCATGTTCCCACCTTTACGGTTAAGATGCACTGGTAtggaaacaaaaactaaatacATCCTAATGATGGACGTCGTGGCGGCGGATGAACGCAGATATAAATTTCATCATTCCCGCTGGATGGTGGCGGGGAAGGCGGATCCAGAGTTGCCCAAGCGCGTGTACATTCACCCGGACAGCCCTGCCGCAGGCGAGCAGTGGATGTCCAAAGTGGTCACGTTCCACAAAGTGAAACTTACTAACAATAAATCTGACACGCATGGATTT ACCATCCTCAACTCGATGCACAAATATCAACCAAGATTTCACATCGTAGAGGCAAACAATATCCTGAAGCTGTCTTGCAGCAGCACCTTTCATACTTACATCTTCCCTGAGACAGAGTTCATTGCAGTTACAGCTTATCAGAATGACAAG ATCACTCAGCTGAAAATAGACAACAATCCTTTCGCAAAGGGATTTCGCGACACAGGAAATGGTAAAAGAGAAAAGAGGCag TTCATCATCAGCCCATTACCCGGTCCCACCAGTGCAGCCCAGAATGGACCTTCCCCACTCAAGTATGACAAACTGGGactatttttcttctccaatAACATGGCCACCTATTCCGCCTGTGGCTGA